GGGGCTTAGGTGCAATTATTGGCGGAGTGCTCGCGCTTGTTGCAAGAGCATTCTTTTGATTGCCTTCTGAGTAAGCTCTTTCGCTAATATTCTCCTGAATATCAGCCGCTTTAACTCCAAATATGACTACACCTGCTGCTTTTGGCCTTGTAATGATGACCATAGGCATGTGGTTTATAGGCCAATATTTGAGCAAAAAAGACTTTAATAAATTTTGCCTGTCTGTTCTTGCCGTATTGATCGGTAATTGTCTGTTCAACCTTTTTTCAGGTTGAATGAAGGCGAATTTATTTTCCATAGCGCTCTGGCATACAGCAATCACATCGATGGTTTCATCATTCATGCTGTCGCTCCTTGAGCAAACTGCTTTTGAATCCACGTCAACCCTTTTCCAGTGATCAGGGTGCGTGCATAGATATGGTTTTCGCCTCTCGGGTCTTCATACTGCCGCTCAATCACGCGAAAGCGCCCTGCCTCAATCTGTTCTTGATACGGTAAATTGTTCTTCATCAATAAACGGCGCTCACGCAACCAGGAAAAAAGCCTTTTAGGCCCAGTGCCCATGACTTTGGCTACTTCTTGCACCGTTTGAGCATTGATCGCTTTTCCAACATGATCATAAAAATCCGCTTTAGGTTTTAATTCTTCCACCTGGCTTCGCAGCACCCCGACTTCTTCGGTATACGTCAGTAGTGCTGTGCGTAGCTGTTTTGGATCACTAAGCAAACTGTGCAAATCTATTGCAGGTAAATGAGTGCGGCGCTCGCATTCAATGAAATATTGTCTGGCTTGCTTGCCTTTTTCGTTGCGCTCGACCATTGACAGCTCTTTCGCCATCCCCAAAGCCAAGTGATATTCTTTGCGATACTTAGTTCCGCTCGGTAGCTTCACCCCCATTTCGGTGAGCAGATAATCTTGGTTTTGAATAAAGCCGTACTGCGTGATGCGATCTTTAATCCAGGTCGAAAAATCTTTTCTGATGCCTAAAAATGCGTGCAAGTCACGCGCATTTACAGTCGGCACAGAAGTACCTCGAAGCTCCGTAGGAGTAATAGCTATCAACATTTCTTTGTACCCTTCCTATTACAGTTTTTTCTGCCTTACTCTGTAAAACCACCAGTGACTGATTTAACTTTCTTACGTGGATTGTTTTTTCGGCTACGCCTGCTATAACTTTCCTTTACGTCAATCATCACAACAGCCAAATTTGTTCTAACAGGCGACAACTACCCGATGCTTCATCAACTCCATCAAACATCACTTGTCAATTTAATTAAACAATATGGGCGCGACGATGTCAAGAGAATTAATCAAATTAATTCTCTCTAGTAGGCTTACGGCAATAAAAAAGTGTTTTTGTAGACTGGATAGGAAGCAAGAAAGAGGTCTAGCTCCTCCCACGCAAATTATTTTCGTTAGATGCGTTCGCTTTGCTTATGGACAATACGACCGAGGACAAAAGTTTCCTCGGTAATTGGTTTGTCCCTATAAATTCTCTTATCTGGATTGTCAGAGGCAGCCAACCACTGATTGTTTACTTTAAAAAGACGCCTAACCACGGCTTCGCCCTCGTCATTAATAGCAAAGGCAACCCCATCTCTGGGCTTAACATCAGCGGTATTAACAACAACCCAATCCCCATCATATAGACCCGGCTCCATAGCCGAGCCCGTTACTTTAATAGCGAAGAGTTCTTCCGGGTTAAAGTCGTTTTTTTTATACCATTCTTGGGAAAAAAGGATTGGTGCCATATTGTCTCCGATTGACTCAGTGGAAAATTCACGTGAGCCTTCGAAGAACTTAATATGCACTCTGTAAACTACAAAACAATTACCACCTTCATATTCAGTCTGCCCGACTTTCTCGCCCCATTCTTTAGTCCCAATTCCCGTTGCAAGCCATTCAGGACGCACTCGTAAAGCCTTAGATACCTTGACCAAGTTTTTTCCCGATGGCTCAGTTACATTACCGGTAAACCAAAGAGAAATGGTTGCACGTGAAATTTTTGCACGCCTCGAAAGCTCCGCCTGCGTAAGCTCGTGCTCGTCGAGTAAGGACTGTAATCTATCTTTGAAGTTCATGTTAAGTACATTAAACGCTTGATTGATTAATGTGATTGACGTATTATTGTTTGATAGAATTGACATCCGGGCTCAGAACACCATGCTCATTTCAAAACAGCAAGCTATACGAGTATTTGGTAGTGGCGCCAACCTCGGGCGTGCTATCGGCATAACCCGTAGCGCTATCTCTCAGTGGCCTGATAGATTGGACCAGAGGCAAACTGATTTGGTTATTGGTGCTGCACTTCGCCTTGGCAAACTACTGCCTGAGAGCTACGAAATACTTATTAAGTTATCGCAAGTTTCCAACGCGAGACCTTCAACCCATCGAGCTCGCCCAAATTAAGGAATAGTCTAAATGCGTACTGAAAAAGCCTCTGTCGAACAGGATTGCAGCTTCTGTGATCGAGAAGGAGGAAGATCAAGCCGGTCGCCAAAACTTCTGTGGATCATTCGCAAACCAAAACTCTTCGAGCAGTTTGGATGTATGCCGAAAAAATTGCTCTTGAATGGCTTCCAAAGTTTTACCGTGAACGGGGAGCAAGACTTCTGCCGAGATTCTTTCTCGCACTCCAGAATTCATACGTTCAAAAGCTGCCTTGGCAAGCACCCTATTATTTTGTGGCTCTAAAACTAATGAGCCAAGTTTAATTTCGTTCTCAATCATATGTGCTTTGTAATGAGTTGGTGATGTCGTGAACCAAAAACGCGAAAAATGCACAGAAGAAATAAAGCTGCACTTGGGCGAAAAGCTCAAGGCTGATCTAAAAGAGTTAGCAGCACTCAAAGGCCACGATTCGTTAAGCCCGTTCATCCGTAATATTCTTCGTGAATTCATATACGGCAAGCTTAGTCCGAATCGTGATTTATTGGCAGGGACCGTTCGGGACGAATAAGGCCGCAGATCAAGGGATTGAACAGTAATAGACTATTAGATAAGGGAAAACTTAAAAATGAAGCGTCCATCCTTCCGATTCTACCCTGCCGATTGGCATACAGACACTGCTTTGCAAGATCGCTCAGTGGTGGCGTGCGCATCTGCATATAAGGCTTGCGAATGAGCCAGAAACCCAATATCTGGATGCCGCTTTATATCGCCGATTATCTGGCGGACACAACGCGGCTAACCACTGAACAGCACGGGGCTTACCTGCTGCTAATCATGGATTACTGGCGCAATGGTGCACTGCCGGATGATGATGCTGCGCTTGCAAATATCACACGCCTTTCCCTATCGCATTGGAAAAAGCAGCGTGGCGTGTTGTCCAGACTATTCCAAGTTGGTCACGACGAATGGCGTCACAAGCGCATTGATACCGAATTGGAGCGAGTCGCTAGAAATTCAGTCAAGCATACGGAACGCGCTCGCAAAGCAGCGACTAAACGATGGTCCAAGCAATCCTTAGAAGATGCTACAAGCAATGCTTGCAGCAATGCCAGTGCAATGCTTGATGAATGCCCTTCACAATCACATTCATATTCACCTTCTTCTTCGAAGAAAGAAGGGGATAAATCCCCTTCAACCCCTCGGGCACGCGAAAAGCTGGCGGTGACGTTGCCAGACTGGCTGGCGAAAGAGGACTGGTTGGCCTTTGCCGAGCATCGAAAGCGGCTGAAAGCACCGATGAGCGAAGTGGCCCAAGTACGAGCGATAGCCGAGCTTTCGCGACTTCGAGACAACGGCCATGACCCAAGCGCCGTGCTCAACCAGAGCATCGTGAACGGCTGGAAAGGGCTGTTTGACCTCAAGCGCCATGAAGCGCACGGGTTCAACCGGCAGGCGATGTTGGAAGCGCGCAATGCCCAAGCCTGCCTTGAGGCCAAGGCGCTGATTTTTGGGGAGAGCGCTGATGCAATCCTGTGATTTTGCTGCTTTCGGCCAGATGCTGCAAGCAATTATGGCGATGTACGGACGGGATTTGTCCCCCGCTCTGGTGGCGCTGTACTGGCAAGGCTTGCAAGCGTATGATCTCGCCGCTGTACGCGAAGCGCTCAACCGGCATGTGAACAACCCCGATACGGGCCAGTTCATGCCCAAAATCGCCGATATTCACAAGATGCTGCAAGGCTCTACGCAAGATGCTGCGTTGACTGCTTGGAGCAAAGTAGACCGAACCATGCGTGAGAAAGGCCCTTACCCAAGCATCGTGTTCGACGACCCGTTGATTCATCGTGTGCTTTCCGAGATGGGTGGCTGGGTGCAACTCAGCACAAAGCATGAAGATGACTGGCCGTTTGTACGCAACGAATTTGTGAACCGTTACCGTGGATACCGGGTGCGCAGCGAAGTGCCTGACTATCCACCCGTGTTGATTGGCATCGCAGAAATGACGAATCAACAACTTGGGTTTGAAGTCGCACCGCCGCTTTTAGTCGGCAGTGCTGCCATGGCGCAGCAAGTCATGCGCCAAGGAACCGATCAACCGCTGCTTGAATTCACACTGCTAAACGTAAAAAATTTACCCGTGCTTTTGCAAAACGAAGCTCAACAAATCGCCGCTTAATCTTTTTCATTTCAAACAAACAAATGCTTAACGCAATCATCTTCACGATCCCAGGCCAGCCCATTGCCAAAGGCCGTGCTCGCTCGTGTATCCGTAACGGCCACATCGCGCACTACACCCCAGAAAAAACAGTGCGATATGAAAACCTTGTGAAGCTTGCTGCTCAGAAAGCGATGGACGGACAAAGCCCAATCGAATCTGCCATAGCGCTGATTGTACGAGCATTCCTACCGACTCCAGCCAGTTGGAGCCTTAAAAAGCAGCGAGCGGCAGCAATCGGCGAATTCATGCCTACCAAACGCCCAGACCTGGATAACATCGTCAAAGCGGTTAAGGACGGCGCGAACGGTGTCACCTGGAAAGATGATTCACAAGTCATCGACGTACACGCCAGCAAGCGATATGGCGCGCCCCGCGTTGAAGTCGAGGTGAGGGTAAGCTAATGAAGCAAAGCACAGGTTCATGGCGGAGCATTCCCGAGTGGGTCGAGTATGAAATACAAAATTGGGTTCGCTGGTGCTGGTCTGGCCCCTGGCCGCATCCTCTGCCGCCTACGCAATGTGCATCGGCTGAGCGTTACTATCGTGCGCCAAGTGATCTAGGCGAGGCCGAAACGTCTCTCCCTCCACCCTACGCCCCGAATGCCAAGATTGTGCAGCGGGCTTACGTTGCGATGCTGAAACAGGAGCAACACGTGATGAAAGCTGAGTACATTAATCCGTGGGAGTCTGGTCGAATACACTATGGCAGAACTGGCGCTGCGCGACGCCTCAAAATGTCGCTTGCCACTTATGAAACCATTTTAAGAAGCGGATGCTATCGAATCGAAAGGGCTTTTGGATGAAATATGCGCGGGAGATTATGGACCTGATGAGTGCGTATCCTGAACGGAATTTTAAAATGATTGAAATCGTGCGACACGCTAATCCGAATCCAAAAAGTAAGAAAGAGCGCTGTGCTACCCATCGAGGGGTATTACGCGTTTTGGATACGCTCACCGAGATGGGAAGAATATTTAAAATACCTTCGCGGGCAGGCAACGGAGGCTATACGCTTTATCGATGGAAAACCACGACATGAACTTTTGCAAACCGCGACAAAAACCACGACAATGGCGGTGGGAAAAACCGCCCTAAAAATTCAGTCGCTTTTTTGAGTGGGTTTTTGCAGGTGTTTTTCTCAATGATTTTCAGCCTCAGGCAGCCTAGACGCTGCCTTTTTTATGCCTGTTTGCTTTACCTTTAACGATGGCTCGGACTAGCAAATACACGATTGCTCTAGCGAAAAAGATTTGTGAGCGCTTGATGGCCGGTCAAAGTTTGCGCTCTATCTGTGCGCAAAAGGGAATGCCCGACCAGGTGACTGTATATCGTTGGTTAGAAAAATCTGAACCATTTCGCAAGCAATACACGCACGCGCGCGAAGTGCAGGCCGACACGCTCGCCGATGAGGTTCTGGATATTGCCGACGACGCTACTCAGGATATGCAAGTCGACGAGCAAGGCAATGAACGCGTGCGCCACGAAGCCGTACAACGCTCTAAACTCCGCGTCGATGCTCGTAAATGGCTCGCTGGGCAATTAGCTCCCAAGAAGTACGGCGACCGCATCCAGCAGAATATCAGCGGCGCACATGATGGCCCAATTGAACAAAAAATCACCCTCGTCGATGAAGCCCAAGTCAAAGCCACCGTCGCTCACCTTGAGGAAAACTATTGATCCCGAGGTGCTTCGGGCGGTCGCTAAGGCCAAATGTGAGCACAGTCACCTCTTTTTCACTCGGTATTTCTTTAAACACCGCCAGGGCATTCCGTTTCATCTGAACTGGCACCATGCGTTGATTGCCGATACGGTGCAGAAAGTCATCGATGGCGAGTTTAAGAATGTTGTGATTAATGTGCCGCCAGGCTCTTCCAAGACTGAGCTGGTGGCGATTAACTTGATCGCACGGGGCTTAGCGCTGAATCCTCGAGCGCGCTTTTTGCATATTTCGTATTCTGACGATCTGGCCTTACTCAATTCTGAAATGGCGCGAGAAATTATCCGTAGCGAGGAATATCAAGCGCTGTGGCCGCTCGCGATTGCTCAGGATGCTAAGAGTAAAAAACGCTGGAATGTGCTGCTCGACGGTAAGAAGGCCGGTGGCGTCTACGCGGTCTCATTGGGCGGTCAGATTACCGGTTTTAGAGCTGGCCACATGGCGCCAGGCTGGCAAGGCGCGCTCATCATTGATGACCCGCTTAAAGTCGAAGATGCGTACAGCAAAGCCGCCCGCGACAAAGCAAATCGTAAGCTCGTATCCACCGTTAAAAGCCGTAAAGCGCAGCCAGATACACCGATTGTTGTGATTATGCAGCGCTTAGCCCAGGAAGACCCCACCGGCTTTATCCAAATGGGCAAAGTGCCTGGCGATTGGACCTTCGTTTCGATTCCCGCCCTGTTGGATGATACGTATGTGGCTGCCCTCCCCTCTAACTATCGAGACAAGATAGACACCTCGCGACGAGATGAACACGGGCGCTTTAGCTACTGGCCGTACAAAGAGCCGCTTAACGATTTATGCGCGCTTGAACAGGCGGATCGCTATGTGTTCACGAGCCAGTACCAGCAGCAGCCTAGAGCACTCGGGGGCGATCTCATCAAAAGTGAATGGTTTTCATATTACGAAACGCCGCCCCGCATTCGCCTGCGCAAAATGTATGCCGATACCGCACAAAAGACCGCTGAGCACAACGATTACAGCGTATTTCAGCTATGGGGCTTAGGCGAAGACAATCGCTTGTACTTGCTCGATCTCATCCGCGGCAAATGGCCTGCGCCTGAACTTAAGCGCCGTGCGATTGCCTTTTGGAATAATCATAAACCCTATGACCATAAGACCAGCGCACCCTTAGCGCAACTGCTGGTCGAGGATAAATCCTCAGGCACAGGTCTGATTCAAGATATTCAAGAAGATGGGCATATTCCCGTTAAAGGCATTCCTCGTGGCACCGATAAGCTTACCCGCATCATGGGCGTGCTGGCTTACATTGAGTCAGGACGCATTGTGCTACCCAAAACAGCGCCTTGGGTGAAGGACTTTATTGCCGAATGCGAGGCCTTCACGGCCAATAATACGCACGCACACGATGACCAGATTGATCCGATGATTGATGCGATTACCGATTGTTTAGCGAAAAGCTCGGATTGGTCGGGATGGACTTAGAGGGAAGTTTAGGAAGGTGGGCGCTCAGTATCCCTAGCGGGCCACTGGAGATCAATCCAATGAAGGGAGTACCAAACGCCCGATTCTTATTTTACCCGAATTCACTATTTAGGTTAAATTTTGTCAAAAAAACATAAAAACAAAGGGGCGCAAGCGATACCCGCCTTGGCAGTCCAGCCAACGGACATCACCCAAGATAGCCTCACCAATCTCGTCGCAGGCCTGATGAATAGCCGCGACAAGATGGCGTATAACCATTATGCGTTTCGCAAAACGATTAGCCGCTCCGAGCTTGCCACGATGTATCGCTCAAATTGGCTGGCGCGCAAAATCATCGATGCGCCGGCTGAGGATATGACGCGGGAATGGCTGAGCCTCGAGACCAAAGATGAAAGCAGTAAAGACACACTAGAAGCCGCTGAAAAGCGCTTTAAGCTCGTCACACTCTTAACGAATAATCTCAAATGGGGTCGGCTCTTTGGTGGCTCGGCGCTCTATATGAGCTTAGCGGGTGAGGACCCCGAGACGCCATTAGAGACTGAACGTATCCGCAAAGGCGCACTACAGGGTTTTCTCGTTCTGGATCAACACCAACTCACAGTAGATAAGCAACCTTCCTTGGTTGACTTAAACCGCCCCGAATATTGGCGTCCTGAGCATTATCGCGTTGCCGATACCCAGCAAATCATTCATGCCAGCCGCCTTATCTTCTCCGATGGCGCACTGGTGCCGGTCAGTGATTTAAAGCAGCAAGGATTTTGGCACGATAGCGTACTGCAAGCTCTTTACGACGAACTGCAACGCGGTGATACGGTCGCCAGCGGCACCGCCAGCATGTTCTTTGAAATGTGCGTTGATATTTTAAAAATTAATGGACTCACGAACAAGCTGAATAGCGATGAAGGCACACGCGAAGTTCAAAAGCGTTTTGAAGTCACCAATACGGCCAAATCCTTTAACCGGATGATGCTGCTCGATAGCGCCGATGACTATCAGCAAAAAACCATCAACTTTGGCGGAGTCAGCGAAGTCGCTACGATGTTTTTACAGCGTATTTCGGGTGCGGCAGACATTCCTGCGACACGTCTATTGGGCCAATCGCCAACCGGCCTGAGCGCCACAGGGGAAAGCGATATTCGTAACTACTACGATGCGCTCAAAGCCAAGCAAGAAAACATCTTACGTCCTCAAGTCGAAAAGATTTACGACGTGATGGCGATGTCTGAGCTGGGCCATCCGCTCAAAGACCTCGTGATCGAATTTAATCCGCTCTGGCAATTGTGTGAAGCGGAGCGGGCCAACGCTGAAAAAATCCGCGCTGAGACCGATCAAATTTATCTGATGCAAGGGGTGATTCACGAAGCGCATAGCCTCAAACGCCTCAAAGCCAATGATACCTATGCGATTACCGATGAAGATTTAGACGAAGCGCAGGCACTCGCGCAAGAATTAGACATACCGGATGAACCTGACGCTACCCGCCCTGATCAAGGCACACTTCAAGCACACGACAAAACGCCAGTCTAAGCGCCCTCGCGTACTACGGTCAGCAAAACTCAACCGTCGAGCCGAAGTCGCTTACCGCAATCAGTTGTTGAGCCTGGTGAAACAGATGCATCAGCGCGTTAAAGAAGAGATTTTTCCGATCTTGAAAGAACCAGAGGACGGCTATACGCAGGATGCGTTATCAGAATCGCTAGTTCAACGGATTCAAGCCGCGTTAGAGCGTGTGTCTCGAGCCTTTCTAGCGTTGATTGCCCACGCACACCGTTGGGCGCACCGCATGGTCGAGCAGGTCGATGAAGACAACCGCACGGCGCTGATTGGCAGTATTCGCTATGCCTTTGGCATCGATATCGCCCCATTACTGAATATTCCGACGCTCAATGCACCGGTGCAGTTAGCAATGGCGACGAATGTCCACTTGATCCAGTCGATTCCACAGCGTTACTTTGAATCACTCCGCACCTCCATTTTAACCGGCGTTCTGGAAGGACGGCGCTATACGGAGCTGGCCGTAGACATCCAGAAATTAACCGGTGCAACCGGAAAACGCGCCCGCCTGATTGCTCGAGACCAAACCGCTAAAACCCATGCGGCAATTGCCCAAGCCCGACAAACGGCGCTTGGGATCACCGAATACGAATGGCAAACCAGTGGCGATGAACGCGTACGAGACAGTCACGCGGACAAAGATGGCAAACGATTTAAATGGGAGAACCCACCTGAGTCCGGCCACCCTGGTCACGAGATTGCTTGCCGCTGTGTCGCCTTACCCATTATTGACTTAACATGATCGAAATTTTAGATAGTCTACCCTCTGAGCGAAGATACACGCCAGAGGGTTTTTTAATTGCGCCCGCCAAGCTCGCACGCTGCGGCATTCAGCCGTATCGCGCCGTCGAGTTTTCTGACGGGACCGGCGATCCAATGCGCATTCTGAATATCTATCGCCCGCCTGAAGAGGTCTTTGCGCCCGAATCTCTGGCTTCTTATGAAGGCGCGCCGCTCACGAACGACCATCCACCCTCTTTCTTTGTCACAGCCGATAACTGGCGACATCTCGCGCTGGGCTTTGTACGCAATATCCGGCAGCAAGAGGGTTATGTGATCGGTGATTTAGTGGTGCAGGACAAAAGCACCATTGCCCTGATTGAAAGCGGCAAGGTGGGCCTTTCCGCCGGTTATCAATCCAACAAAGAGATGATCTCTGGCGTGACCCCAGATGGGCAGCCCTATGACGGTATTCAAAGAAATATTCGCGTTAATCATATCGCGCTCACGCGCACCCCTCGTTGCGGTCCCACCTGCCGCATTGAAGATTCTAACTCTCATGGAGAACCTCTTATGTCTGACACACCCGATCAAACCACGACTCAAAGCACCGATACAACAACCGCTGTTCAGACAGCCCCTACGCCTTGCCATGACTGCGGCGAGATACAAAATCAAATGGATACGCTGACTGAAACGATTAAAAAACTTGAAGCCGAAAACCAGACGCTCCGCCAAAAGGAAGCTACCCCCGCGGTGCGCGATGCCTGGATTGCCGACTGGGCTGAAACGGTGACCGATGCTAAGCAGTTAATGCCCATGATCACGACGACCGATAAAAGTTGTCATGCAATCCGGCACGAAGTGGTTAAGCAGCTTTATCCAAAGCACAAACCCGTGGTCGATGCGCTGTTAGCCGGACACACCCTCGATAGTGCCGACGATGCCATGATTCAACGGGCTTTTAAGGTGTTAAGCGCTCTGCCTCAAAGCACCCCACGCCGTGATCCGGTTCTAGATGCACTGAACACCCAACTGAACACCGATAGCCGCCCGTTAGACCCACAGACTGCCCGCACGCAATACATTCAGCAGCTACAAGCGACCTATACCGCTTAACTTTTTTATTCAATCAGGAGTTTTTATGTCGATTCAATTATCCGAGTATGGCGATACGCAGCTTGACCGTGGCATCCCTGGACTCGAGGCCGATAATGGCCCCAACAGTATTGTGAACCGCCGTAATGCCAGCACCACTGAGATTGACTTTGGTTTAGCCGTTGCCGCAGGCGCTGACGCAGATACTGCGGTGTTGCCTTCTACAGGCTGCCGCATCATCGGTTTGAGCGTACGCCACGCTACGATGCAAGCGAATCAAACCGGCAACGTCAGCTATGCGCCCAAAGCTACCGTACCCGTCATGGAAATTGGACGGCTTTGGGCCATCGCTCAAACGGCGGTCAGTCCTGGAGATCCTGTGACCACCGATGCCAACGGCGCACTGTCGACTGGCACAGCGATAGCAGTTCCTGGCGCTGTATGGGAAACCCAAGCCGCAGCCGGAGCGATTGCGCGTGTTCGGATTAACCTCTTCTTCACGCCTAATACGATCCCACCTACGTCATCCACGTCTAAGAAAAAAGAGTCAGACGACAGCGCATCGAGCGTTTCCTAACCCCCCATTCACTTTCCAGAGATTTCATCATGTCTAATCAAATGATTGCCGATGCGCTCAACCGCACCTCCCTTTTACGCACGCCAGAATTTACTCTAGATTCATCTCACGCCCTCGCCTTCTTAACCGGCCAGCTTGAATTCGTTGAAACTCAGATTTATCAGAAAAAGCGCGCGCCGCTCGATTATGAGGCACTGATCCCTATTTCAACCGCAGCCGGTCAATGGGCCACTTCGATTACCTATCGCATGAAGGATTTTGCCGGTCAAGGCCAGCGCCATAGCGGCAAAGGCGATGATATTCCTCGCGTCGATGTTCATTATCAGAAAAATACCATACCGGTCGTCTCAGGAGCGATTGGCTATGCCTATACGTTTGATGAGTTGCGCATGTCCGCTAAATTAAACTTAGCGATTGATCAGGATCGCGCTGAAGCCGCTTTTTATGCCTATCGCGCCCATCTCAACCAGGTGGGATTATTTGGCGAAAAAGAACTTACGGGTTTATTCAACTCTCCCTCTGTCCCTCAAGTACAAGCGGGTCTCGGTAGCTGGACAACGGCGACGCCTGAACAGGTTTTAAAAGAACTCAATGAAGCGATTACGCAAGTTTGGACACAGACCAAGCGCAATAGCACACCCAATACGATTATTCTGCCAGGCTCTCACTATGCTCATCTCGCGAGCACTCCACGCAGCAAAGGATCGGATAAAACTATTTTGCAGTACGTGCGCGAAAACAACATCGCCAAAGCCGAGAAGAATATCGATATTGACTTTAGAGGCGGCATTGACCTCGATCGCGCGGGTCAAAATCAAAGCGCTCGCATGGTCGTCTACGAAAAAGATCCCGTTAACCTCGTCTTTCATATCCCCATGCCCCTGATGTTCCATGCGCCTGAGCAACGTGGAATGGAATTACTTGTTAACGGCGAATACAAATACTCCGGTGTTGAATTCCGCTATCCGAAATCGGCTTTGTATATCGACGGGATTTAAATGGCTATTACGCCCGCTGACGTTAAAGCGCGCTTTCCTGTGCTCGATGCCGTGGAGGATGCGCAGCTTCAACTCCTGATTGACGATACGCGCCCCTTCTTTAATATCGAACGCTGGGGCAAATTTTACCCGCGGGGGGCGTGCTTGCTGGTCGCTCATTTTTGGACCCTGCAGCAGAAGTTTGATAAAGGCGAAACGGCTCCGATTCATGCCGTGACGTCTCGTAAAGCGGGCGAGGTTCAGCTTAGCTATGCCTCTCCCAGCCCGCTAGAGATGCAAGATGCGTGGCTCGCGAGCACCAACTATGGCCAACAATATCTTAGCTTACGCAAGCAGGTGGGCTTTGGTGCGCTCGTGGTGTGACGATGAACTTTTCTAAATTGGATGCGCTGCTCAATCGAATCAAAGCGCTCGGGCAAAAAGAAATCTGTGTGGGCGTCATTGCTAAAACTGCGCCACGCACCGATCAAAAAGCCCGCTTCAGTAACGCTCAAATCGCTGCTGTGCATGAATTTGGCGCACCCAACAAAGGGATTCCCGCACGGCCCTTTTTAAGATCGACGTTGATTCGAAATAAGCAAGCCTATACCGATACACTCGCCACACAGATGCGTAAGGCGGTGAGGCAGAAGCAATCGCCCGAGCAGGCGTATCAGCAGGTGGGCTTTAAAGCGGCCCGCGACGTGCAACAAGAAATCCGCCACGGCTCTCATGCGCCCCTCAAAGCCTCAACGATTCAGCGCAAAAAGTCCAGCCAGCCACTGATCGATATTGGCCAACTGCACCAGTCGATCACTTCTATTGTGCGAGATGTCGATGAATCTTAAGGCGCTATTTGATGAAAGCGAGTTGACGCAACGCCTTACTCTTTCCCGCCGATATGGTCAGCATCATCCCGATCATGGCGAGTGGTTAGAACAGTATTACATGCTCGAGATCACCGCGATTGTCTATCCCGCAGGGCAAGATGATTTGCTGAAGCTGCCCGAAGGCGAGCGCTATTTGCCCGCGATTCGGATTCTGAGCCTAGACCCTTTAGTAGAAGGTGATATTGCGCTGCATCAAAACCATCGTTGGCGCTTAACTCAGCTCTC
The Mycoavidus cysteinexigens genome window above contains:
- a CDS encoding Cro/CI family transcriptional regulator, encoding MLISKQQAIRVFGSGANLGRAIGITRSAISQWPDRLDQRQTDLVIGAALRLGKLLPESYEILIKLSQVSNARPSTHRARPN
- a CDS encoding ribbon-helix-helix protein, CopG family — protein: MNQKREKCTEEIKLHLGEKLKADLKELAALKGHDSLSPFIRNILREFIYGKLSPNRDLLAGTVRDE
- a CDS encoding YdaU family protein — its product is MSQKPNIWMPLYIADYLADTTRLTTEQHGAYLLLIMDYWRNGALPDDDAALANITRLSLSHWKKQRGVLSRLFQVGHDEWRHKRIDTELERVARNSVKHTERARKAATKRWSKQSLEDATSNACSNASAMLDECPSQSHSYSPSSSKKEGDKSPSTPRAREKLAVTLPDWLAKEDWLAFAEHRKRLKAPMSEVAQVRAIAELSRLRDNGHDPSAVLNQSIVNGWKGLFDLKRHEAHGFNRQAMLEARNAQACLEAKALIFGESADAIL
- a CDS encoding DUF6475 domain-containing protein, giving the protein MQSCDFAAFGQMLQAIMAMYGRDLSPALVALYWQGLQAYDLAAVREALNRHVNNPDTGQFMPKIADIHKMLQGSTQDAALTAWSKVDRTMREKGPYPSIVFDDPLIHRVLSEMGGWVQLSTKHEDDWPFVRNEFVNRYRGYRVRSEVPDYPPVLIGIAEMTNQQLGFEVAPPLLVGSAAMAQQVMRQGTDQPLLEFTLLNVKNLPVLLQNEAQQIAA
- a CDS encoding RusA family crossover junction endodeoxyribonuclease, giving the protein MLNAIIFTIPGQPIAKGRARSCIRNGHIAHYTPEKTVRYENLVKLAAQKAMDGQSPIESAIALIVRAFLPTPASWSLKKQRAAAIGEFMPTKRPDLDNIVKAVKDGANGVTWKDDSQVIDVHASKRYGAPRVEVEVRVS
- a CDS encoding phage antirepressor KilAC domain-containing protein, with the protein product MLIAITPTELRGTSVPTVNARDLHAFLGIRKDFSTWIKDRITQYGFIQNQDYLLTEMGVKLPSGTKYRKEYHLALGMAKELSMVERNEKGKQARQYFIECERRTHLPAIDLHSLLSDPKQLRTALLTYTEEVGVLRSQVEELKPKADFYDHVGKAINAQTVQEVAKVMGTGPKRLFSWLRERRLLMKNNLPYQEQIEAGRFRVIERQYEDPRGENHIYARTLITGKGLTWIQKQFAQGATA
- a CDS encoding terminase small subunit protein; the encoded protein is MARTSKYTIALAKKICERLMAGQSLRSICAQKGMPDQVTVYRWLEKSEPFRKQYTHAREVQADTLADEVLDIADDATQDMQVDEQGNERVRHEAVQRSKLRVDARKWLAGQLAPKKYGDRIQQNISGAHDGPIEQKITLVDEAQVKATVAHLEENY
- a CDS encoding XRE family transcriptional regulator, which encodes MNFKDRLQSLLDEHELTQAELSRRAKISRATISLWFTGNVTEPSGKNLVKVSKALRVRPEWLATGIGTKEWGEKVGQTEYEGGNCFVVYRVHIKFFEGSREFSTESIGDNMAPILFSQEWYKKNDFNPEELFAIKVTGSAMEPGLYDGDWVVVNTADVKPRDGVAFAINDEGEAVVRRLFKVNNQWLAASDNPDKRIYRDKPITEETFVLGRIVHKQSERI